The following proteins are encoded in a genomic region of Anaerolineae bacterium:
- a CDS encoding alanine--tRNA ligase, producing the protein FHIVSEESIGAGKRRIEAVTGRAAYQLAWKRMSILDDAAAYLGCLPEEIDRKVLELMEENHRLVKEIENLRRELAKEEVDALVRQVREIHGIRVVSAEVKSASQMETLREMTDWLRDRLGSAVVVLGAVINNRPNLVAAITPDLVERGFHAGELVKSVARHVRGGGGGRPTLAQAGGSDPSRLPEALESVYSWVEHALSER; encoded by the coding sequence TTTTCCATATCGTCTCGGAGGAAAGCATTGGGGCCGGCAAGCGCCGCATCGAGGCTGTAACCGGGCGCGCTGCATATCAGCTTGCCTGGAAGCGGATGTCCATCCTCGACGATGCGGCGGCATACCTCGGATGCCTTCCCGAGGAGATTGACCGCAAGGTGCTCGAGCTGATGGAAGAGAATCATCGGCTCGTCAAGGAGATCGAGAACCTGCGCCGCGAGCTGGCCAAAGAAGAAGTGGACGCGCTGGTGCGGCAGGTGCGTGAGATTCACGGCATCCGCGTGGTCTCAGCGGAGGTGAAATCGGCCTCTCAGATGGAAACCCTGCGGGAGATGACCGACTGGCTGAGGGATCGGTTGGGATCGGCGGTGGTGGTGCTGGGCGCGGTGATCAACAACCGGCCGAACCTGGTGGCGGCGATCACGCCGGACCTGGTGGAGCGGGGCTTTCACGCCGGCGAGCTGGTGAAGTCGGTGGCGCGGCATGTGCGCGGGGGCGGCGGCGGTCGTCCAACCTTGGCGCAGGCCGGCGGAAGCGACCCCTCCCGCCTGCCGGAGGCGCTGGAATCGGTCTACTCCTGGGTGGAGCATGCCCTGAGTGAAAGATAG